A genomic segment from Luteolibacter ambystomatis encodes:
- a CDS encoding beta strand repeat-containing protein: MRPLRKLPFLATVLVATYTAHADTRTWQTAGTTDTWSTAAGDTNWFIDADTTLSPWVDANAAVFDAATGETVTKTGTLLPTNVTIGANNGSWAFSGAGTIGGTASVLKTGTGSLSLTTDNAFSGGLTISQGTVNFSTANATGTGTVTLNDANTGSTNTSLLGSIGTARAITVANAGTGTTTIGTTSGGAVAYSGAITLNKAVTFQSSTTDRTDFSGAMSGAGDITITAGVANGRTIFNGTAKTATGNVTITSGANLQLSDGTATANSFIGDASLVTVNTGGLFRIAKGGNNETIGGLTGGGKVQAFFSNNTLTIGGTGTNTFTGELENNSGTLSLTKSGTGTQTLGGTGTSNFSGNVAINGGILKLAKSTALGATNTAVTKTTVAAGATLDVNGTNDSNYGVTIAGTGTSGQGALVNTGANTGAGNIQTPNIALSAHATIGGTGNFYMIASGYGANTLTLNNNTLTKAGTNTFFLTNTTVTAGTIAITGGGISQNRASNGSAAAFTLDNTAGVSLALGGYDLSVGSLAGGGATGGNVNLGGNTLTAGALGTSTSFAGAISGTGGLTKAGAGTLTLAGTNTWSGATTINAGTLQAGSTGAVGSSSAVTLANVAGATLDLNGFPLQVGSLAGGGATGGTVTNSSGTPAVLTTGGLNASPTFAGTITGAALGLTKTGTGTLTLSGTNTYGGATTINGGKLLVTGALASGGNISVGNGAIFAGSGSAGAVTVAAGGTLEAGASGTGSLSLASLSFSDAATVNVGTLTGYTSTAAINVSGTATTSVTPAAVVLNLPTSGVASGTYHLISHANALADLSAFTLGTVPTLSNRQSGMLVNNTGSIDYVVAGDTPKWTGLDGPDWVVGGTVPLHNWKLISAGTATDYIEGDLVLFDDTASNKNVRISIADISPAAVTFNNSAGNDYVLSGTDYTTGMEMWGITGGTTLTKSGTGALTLTGRNTFTGGITLSGGTINANHPSALGAGPLNFAGGAIDNTTGAPLALTTGNALQGGDIVFTGSNDLTLDGPLAMTINRQAVVNGGTLTLGGVVSGTGFSLTKAGAGTLVLSGTNTHTGGTIVAAGTLRPTANAAFGTGALTLNGGTLDPNALTITTPITMGAGGGTIAGHGTLGSVISGSGALSLASDGTLVLSAINTYSGGTTVTSGTVTLSGFAGFGNGNASIGSGSLTIQSGATVTTTSFFTIDANNTATTRTVNVAGTLNLAGSEYIRTFNLTGGTLNAPNSGTEYLRAPATGLAINSLASATTSTLTNRLDLTFSPLVADTANGAAAVDLAITGPVTENTGAGSGAKTITKNGTGTLLLSGANAYSGGTTVNAGTLLVNNATGSGTGSGAVTIASGAALGGTGTLSGAVTVNGTLAPGQGLGGISTGALTLAAGSNTSLEVDTTAVTSDVAHVTGNVTLGGTLNLTDLAPGTLANTAKLTLFTYTGTLTGTFAGLAEGATVNVSGNPLFIHYHDGNAVTLSMGDAYTNWASARGLAGPDAARDADPDHDGVKNALEFLFGSEPNPATAGAGSLASLPAITTDATMLHFTYRRTAASVGVVSPVVQYGSNLIGWTSAVDGSNGVTVQVVTDGFGTGVDRVTVNIPLALASGGKLFARLTAPNP, encoded by the coding sequence ATGCGACCTCTCCGAAAACTTCCGTTCCTCGCGACCGTCCTGGTCGCAACCTATACCGCCCACGCGGACACCCGTACCTGGCAGACCGCCGGCACCACCGATACCTGGAGCACCGCCGCCGGGGATACCAACTGGTTCATCGATGCCGACACCACGCTCTCGCCGTGGGTGGATGCGAATGCCGCCGTTTTCGATGCCGCCACCGGGGAGACCGTCACCAAGACCGGCACGCTGCTCCCCACCAACGTCACCATCGGCGCGAACAACGGCAGTTGGGCCTTTTCCGGCGCAGGCACCATCGGCGGCACCGCCTCCGTGTTGAAGACCGGCACCGGATCGCTTTCCCTCACCACGGACAATGCGTTCAGCGGCGGCCTCACGATCTCGCAGGGCACCGTCAACTTCTCCACCGCCAATGCGACCGGCACCGGCACGGTCACTCTGAACGACGCGAACACCGGCAGCACGAACACCTCGTTGCTCGGCAGCATCGGCACCGCCCGTGCCATCACCGTGGCGAACGCTGGCACCGGTACCACCACCATCGGCACGACCTCCGGCGGAGCCGTCGCTTACAGCGGCGCGATCACGCTGAACAAGGCCGTCACCTTCCAATCGTCCACCACCGACCGCACCGACTTCAGCGGCGCAATGAGCGGCGCGGGTGACATCACCATCACCGCGGGCGTCGCCAACGGCCGTACCATCTTCAACGGCACCGCGAAGACGGCGACCGGCAACGTCACCATCACCTCCGGAGCCAATCTCCAGCTCAGCGATGGCACCGCCACCGCCAACAGCTTCATCGGAGATGCCTCGCTGGTCACGGTCAACACCGGCGGCTTGTTCCGCATCGCCAAGGGCGGCAACAACGAAACCATCGGCGGCCTCACGGGAGGCGGCAAGGTGCAGGCCTTTTTCAGCAACAACACGCTCACCATCGGCGGCACCGGCACCAATACCTTCACCGGCGAACTGGAAAACAACAGCGGCACCCTCTCGCTCACCAAGTCCGGCACCGGCACCCAGACGCTGGGCGGCACCGGCACCAGCAACTTCTCCGGCAACGTCGCGATCAACGGCGGCATCCTCAAGCTGGCGAAGTCCACCGCACTCGGCGCGACCAACACCGCCGTGACCAAGACCACCGTGGCCGCAGGCGCGACCCTCGATGTCAACGGCACCAACGACAGCAACTACGGAGTGACCATCGCAGGCACCGGCACCAGCGGCCAGGGCGCGCTGGTCAATACCGGTGCCAACACCGGCGCGGGCAACATCCAGACGCCGAACATCGCGCTGTCCGCCCATGCGACCATCGGCGGCACCGGAAACTTCTACATGATCGCCTCCGGATACGGGGCGAATACGCTCACGCTGAACAACAACACGCTCACCAAGGCGGGCACCAACACCTTCTTCCTCACCAACACCACCGTCACGGCGGGCACCATCGCCATCACCGGCGGCGGCATTTCCCAGAACCGTGCGTCGAACGGCAGCGCCGCCGCCTTCACCCTGGACAACACGGCGGGCGTTTCGCTGGCCCTCGGCGGTTATGATCTTTCGGTGGGTTCGCTGGCAGGTGGCGGAGCCACCGGTGGCAATGTGAATCTCGGCGGCAATACGCTGACGGCCGGCGCGCTTGGCACTTCGACGTCTTTCGCAGGCGCGATCAGCGGCACCGGTGGTCTCACCAAGGCTGGCGCGGGCACGCTCACGCTGGCGGGCACGAATACCTGGAGCGGTGCCACCACCATCAATGCGGGCACGCTGCAAGCGGGCTCGACGGGCGCGGTCGGTTCAAGCTCCGCCGTCACCCTCGCGAACGTCGCGGGAGCCACGCTCGATCTCAATGGCTTCCCGCTGCAAGTCGGTTCGCTCGCCGGAGGCGGCGCAACCGGCGGCACGGTCACGAACAGCAGCGGCACGCCAGCCGTTCTCACCACCGGTGGCCTCAATGCCTCACCCACGTTTGCAGGCACGATCACCGGCGCGGCGCTCGGCCTCACCAAGACCGGCACCGGCACTCTCACTCTTTCCGGCACGAACACGTATGGCGGAGCCACCACGATCAACGGTGGCAAGCTGCTCGTCACCGGCGCGCTGGCTTCCGGTGGAAACATCTCGGTGGGCAATGGCGCGATCTTCGCAGGCAGCGGTTCCGCAGGCGCAGTCACGGTGGCGGCTGGAGGCACCCTTGAAGCCGGAGCTTCCGGCACGGGTTCGCTGTCACTCGCTTCGCTGTCGTTCAGTGATGCGGCCACCGTGAACGTCGGCACGCTCACCGGCTACACCTCCACGGCCGCCATCAACGTGAGCGGCACGGCCACGACCTCCGTCACACCGGCTGCGGTGGTGCTCAATCTTCCCACCAGCGGCGTCGCTTCCGGCACCTACCATCTGATCTCTCATGCCAACGCGCTGGCGGACCTCTCCGCCTTCACGCTCGGCACCGTGCCCACCCTCAGCAACCGCCAGAGCGGCATGCTCGTGAACAACACGGGCTCCATCGATTACGTGGTCGCCGGTGATACTCCGAAGTGGACCGGCCTGGATGGCCCGGACTGGGTCGTGGGCGGCACGGTTCCACTGCACAACTGGAAACTCATCAGCGCGGGAACAGCCACTGACTATATCGAAGGCGACCTGGTGCTGTTCGATGACACCGCTTCCAACAAGAACGTGCGGATTTCGATCGCAGACATCTCACCCGCCGCGGTGACGTTCAACAACTCCGCGGGCAACGACTACGTGCTCAGCGGCACGGACTACACCACCGGCATGGAGATGTGGGGCATCACCGGAGGCACCACGCTCACCAAGAGCGGCACCGGCGCGCTGACCCTCACCGGACGCAATACCTTCACCGGCGGCATCACCTTGTCGGGAGGCACGATCAACGCGAACCATCCTTCCGCGCTGGGCGCCGGTCCGCTGAACTTCGCCGGTGGTGCGATCGACAACACCACCGGAGCTCCCCTAGCGCTCACCACCGGCAATGCCTTGCAAGGCGGTGACATCGTCTTCACCGGCAGCAATGATCTCACTCTGGATGGCCCGCTGGCGATGACCATCAACCGGCAGGCGGTGGTGAATGGCGGCACGCTCACCTTGGGTGGCGTGGTCAGCGGCACCGGTTTCAGCCTGACCAAAGCGGGTGCGGGAACGCTGGTGCTCTCCGGCACGAACACCCACACCGGCGGCACCATCGTGGCGGCGGGAACACTGCGCCCCACCGCGAATGCGGCGTTCGGCACGGGTGCTCTCACCCTGAACGGCGGCACCCTTGATCCGAATGCGCTTACCATCACCACCCCCATCACCATGGGTGCGGGTGGAGGCACGATCGCAGGCCATGGCACCTTGGGCAGCGTGATCTCCGGCAGCGGCGCGCTTTCGCTGGCGTCCGATGGCACGCTGGTTCTTAGCGCGATCAACACCTACTCCGGCGGCACGACTGTGACTTCCGGCACCGTGACGCTTTCTGGTTTCGCCGGATTCGGCAACGGCAATGCCTCCATTGGCTCGGGAAGCCTGACCATCCAGTCCGGAGCAACGGTGACCACCACCAGCTTCTTCACGATCGACGCCAACAACACCGCCACCACCCGCACCGTGAACGTGGCCGGCACCCTGAATCTCGCGGGCAGCGAATACATCCGCACCTTCAACCTGACCGGCGGCACCCTCAACGCCCCGAACTCCGGCACGGAATACCTGCGCGCTCCGGCTACCGGCCTTGCGATCAACTCGCTGGCATCCGCCACCACCTCGACGCTCACCAACCGTCTCGACCTGACCTTCAGCCCGCTGGTGGCGGATACCGCGAATGGAGCGGCGGCGGTGGATCTGGCCATCACCGGTCCGGTCACGGAAAACACCGGAGCTGGCAGCGGTGCGAAAACGATCACGAAAAACGGCACCGGCACACTGCTGCTCTCCGGAGCCAACGCCTACTCCGGCGGCACAACCGTCAATGCTGGCACCTTGCTGGTGAACAATGCCACCGGCTCGGGCACCGGCAGCGGTGCGGTGACGATCGCCAGCGGAGCCGCCCTCGGTGGCACCGGCACGCTTTCCGGTGCGGTCACCGTGAATGGCACGCTCGCGCCGGGCCAGGGCCTGGGTGGCATTTCCACCGGAGCACTCACGCTTGCGGCGGGTTCCAATACCTCCCTTGAAGTGGACACGACCGCGGTCACCTCGGACGTGGCCCATGTCACCGGCAATGTCACGCTCGGTGGCACGCTCAACCTGACCGACCTCGCACCGGGCACTCTGGCCAATACCGCGAAGCTCACGCTGTTCACCTACACCGGCACGCTCACCGGCACCTTCGCCGGACTGGCGGAGGGCGCGACGGTGAATGTCAGCGGCAATCCGCTCTTCATCCACTATCACGATGGCAATGCCGTGACGCTGTCGATGGGCGATGCCTACACCAACTGGGCCTCCGCCCGCGGCCTGGCCGGCCCGGACGCCGCCCGCGATGCGGATCCGGATCATGATGGCGTGAAAAACGCGCTGGAGTTCCTCTTCGGCAGCGAACCGAATCCCGCGACTGCCGGAGCCGGCTCCCTCGCTTCACTGCCGGCCATCACCACGGATGCCACCATGCTGCACTTCACCTACCGCCGCACGGCTGCTTCGGTGGGCGTGGTTTCACCGGTGGTGCAATACGGTTCCAATCTCATCGGCTGGACGAGTGCCGTAGACGGGTCCAATGGCGTGACGGTGCAGGTGGTCACCGATGGCTTCGGAACCGGCGTGGATCGGGTAACGGTGAACATCCCGCTCGCGCTCGCCAGCGGCGGCAAACTCTTCGCCCGCCTGACCGCACCGAATCCCTGA
- a CDS encoding organic hydroperoxide resistance protein, whose amino-acid sequence MQVLYTAQATATGGGRDGTSSTSDGKVDVQLSIPKELGGPGGEGTNPEQLFATGYSACFLGALRFVAGQAKIHLPAETTVTAQVGIGKRDDGGGFGLDVELTIKSEGTDRALLEDLVQKAHIVCPYSNATRNNIPVKLTVA is encoded by the coding sequence ATGCAAGTTCTCTACACAGCCCAGGCGACCGCCACCGGCGGCGGTCGCGATGGAACATCCTCCACCTCCGACGGCAAGGTCGACGTGCAGCTTTCGATCCCGAAGGAACTCGGCGGCCCCGGCGGCGAAGGCACCAATCCGGAGCAGCTTTTCGCCACCGGCTACTCGGCCTGCTTTCTCGGCGCGCTGCGCTTCGTGGCGGGTCAGGCGAAGATCCACCTCCCGGCGGAAACCACCGTCACCGCGCAGGTCGGCATCGGCAAGCGCGACGACGGCGGCGGCTTCGGCCTGGATGTCGAACTGACGATCAAGTCCGAAGGCACCGACCGCGCTTTGCTGGAAGACCTCGTCCAGAAGGCGCACATCGTCTGCCCATATTCGAATGCCACGCGCAACAATATCCCGGTGAAGCTCACCGTGGCCTGA
- a CDS encoding FG-GAP repeat domain-containing protein, with translation MKLSLLLLSLALPLHAEVSFTKKTLTTEFLAEGAAVADFDGDGKMDISAGAFIWFGPDFQRKTHFTTPPPALDGSKEYSQFFIGGAADVDGDGKPDILNTGFPGKETYVFFNPGKDGGEWKRQVLLDVTDGESPMWIDVTGDGKPELVCHSRGSTGYLELPWGKRDTPGTFHAIAPANPNLYQRYTHGQGAGDLNGDGRPAILDKTGWYEQPTDRNQPWPFHATTFAQNGGAQMLVFDVNGDGANDVVSSANAHGYGLSWFENNKDGTFKEHVIIDKDPAKETNGVQFSQLHALTTADINGDGIPDLVTGKRRWAHGSNGDPDPNGAAVLYWFETKRDGKGGAECIAHEIDRDSGVGTQVTVTDMNSDKKPDIVVANKKGVFVFEQK, from the coding sequence ATGAAACTCTCATTGCTCCTGCTTTCCCTCGCCTTGCCGCTCCACGCGGAGGTTTCCTTCACGAAGAAAACGCTGACCACGGAGTTCCTCGCTGAAGGGGCCGCGGTCGCGGACTTCGATGGAGATGGCAAGATGGACATTTCCGCCGGAGCGTTCATCTGGTTCGGCCCGGATTTCCAACGGAAGACCCACTTCACCACGCCGCCTCCGGCGCTCGATGGCTCGAAGGAATACTCGCAGTTCTTCATCGGCGGTGCGGCGGATGTGGATGGCGACGGCAAGCCGGACATCCTCAACACCGGCTTTCCGGGCAAGGAAACCTATGTGTTCTTCAACCCCGGGAAGGATGGCGGCGAATGGAAACGCCAGGTGCTGCTCGATGTGACCGACGGCGAATCCCCGATGTGGATCGATGTCACCGGCGATGGCAAACCCGAGCTGGTCTGCCACAGCCGCGGCTCGACAGGCTATCTGGAGCTGCCGTGGGGCAAGCGAGACACCCCCGGCACCTTCCACGCCATCGCCCCAGCGAATCCAAATCTCTACCAGCGCTACACCCACGGCCAGGGCGCAGGCGATCTCAATGGCGACGGCCGCCCCGCGATCCTCGATAAGACGGGCTGGTACGAGCAACCAACCGACCGCAACCAACCATGGCCGTTCCATGCGACCACCTTCGCCCAGAACGGCGGCGCGCAGATGCTGGTGTTCGATGTGAACGGCGATGGCGCGAACGACGTGGTGAGTTCCGCGAACGCGCATGGCTATGGCCTGAGCTGGTTTGAGAACAACAAGGACGGCACGTTCAAGGAGCACGTGATCATCGACAAGGATCCCGCCAAGGAAACCAACGGCGTGCAGTTCTCCCAACTCCACGCGCTGACCACCGCGGACATCAATGGCGATGGCATTCCGGACCTCGTCACCGGCAAGCGCCGCTGGGCCCATGGCAGCAACGGCGATCCGGATCCGAATGGTGCCGCGGTTCTCTATTGGTTCGAAACCAAGCGGGACGGCAAGGGCGGAGCGGAATGCATCGCCCATGAGATCGACCGTGATTCCGGTGTCGGCACCCAGGTCACGGTCACGGATATGAACAGCGATAAGAAGCCCGACATCGTGGTGGCGAACAAGAAGGGCGTCTTCGTGTTCGAGCAGAAATAG
- a CDS encoding bifunctional UDP-3-O-[3-hydroxymyristoyl] N-acetylglucosamine deacetylase/3-hydroxyacyl-ACP dehydratase, with translation MPADVQHTLAGSATLEGTSLHTGEKVTLTLKPAPEGHGFKFRRIDLPDQPFISADVDKVQTVERATTLAEGSVKVHTVEHVLSALTGMGIDNALIEMDANEPPIGDGSAKPFVELIKKAGIAAQTAPRKTWEIREPIHMETGDGTLITIVPAKSFRVSVTNVGPDGRFTQYFSSEVTPEKYEKEIAPARTFVYYEDVKPLLEKGLIKGGSLESAVVIRGNEVMSKEALRYNNEFARHKALDVIGDLILSGKRILGHVIAVKPGHGPNTKMAATLKSEYSRLRSMVPPFSIPKGETVLDINDVLKILPHRYPFLLVDRVVDFEGDTKCTGVKNVTMNEPFFPGHFPEHPIMPGVLQLEAMAQVSSVLMLRKPENAGKIGYFMSADDVKWRRPVLPGDTLFIEAEVIKIRGSIGQTRCKCLVNGEVVSEGELKFALMDR, from the coding sequence ATGCCCGCCGACGTCCAGCACACTCTCGCCGGTTCCGCCACCCTCGAAGGCACCTCCCTTCACACCGGTGAAAAGGTCACCCTGACCCTCAAGCCCGCTCCGGAAGGCCACGGTTTCAAGTTCCGCCGCATCGACCTGCCGGACCAGCCGTTCATTTCCGCGGATGTGGACAAGGTCCAGACCGTCGAGCGCGCCACCACCCTCGCCGAAGGTTCGGTGAAGGTGCACACCGTGGAGCACGTCCTGTCCGCCCTCACCGGCATGGGCATCGACAACGCGCTCATTGAAATGGACGCGAACGAGCCACCGATCGGTGACGGCTCCGCCAAGCCATTCGTCGAGCTGATCAAGAAAGCGGGCATCGCCGCCCAGACCGCCCCGCGCAAGACCTGGGAAATCCGCGAGCCGATCCACATGGAAACCGGTGATGGCACGCTGATCACCATCGTCCCGGCCAAGTCCTTCCGTGTCTCCGTGACCAACGTCGGCCCGGACGGCCGCTTCACCCAGTACTTCTCCAGCGAGGTGACTCCGGAGAAGTACGAGAAGGAAATCGCCCCGGCCCGCACCTTCGTTTACTACGAGGACGTCAAGCCGCTGCTCGAAAAGGGCCTGATCAAGGGCGGCTCGCTCGAAAGCGCCGTGGTCATCCGCGGCAACGAGGTGATGTCCAAGGAAGCCCTCCGCTACAACAACGAATTCGCCCGCCACAAGGCGCTCGATGTGATCGGCGACCTGATCCTTTCCGGCAAGCGTATCCTCGGCCATGTCATCGCGGTGAAGCCCGGCCACGGCCCGAACACCAAGATGGCCGCCACGCTCAAGAGCGAGTACTCGCGCCTGCGCTCGATGGTGCCGCCGTTCTCCATCCCGAAGGGTGAGACGGTCCTGGACATCAACGACGTGCTCAAGATCCTGCCGCACCGCTATCCCTTCCTGCTGGTGGACCGCGTGGTCGATTTCGAGGGCGACACCAAATGCACGGGCGTGAAGAACGTCACGATGAACGAGCCGTTCTTCCCCGGTCACTTCCCGGAGCATCCGATCATGCCGGGCGTGCTCCAGCTCGAAGCGATGGCGCAGGTTTCCTCCGTGCTGATGCTCCGCAAGCCGGAGAACGCGGGCAAGATCGGCTACTTCATGAGCGCGGACGACGTGAAATGGCGCCGCCCCGTGCTGCCGGGCGACACGCTCTTCATCGAGGCCGAAGTCATCAAGATCCGCGGCTCCATCGGCCAGACCCGCTGCAAGTGCCTGGTCAATGGCGAGGTGGTATCCGAAGGCGAACTGAAGTTCGCGCTGATGGACCGGTGA